One window of the Hypanus sabinus isolate sHypSab1 chromosome 13, sHypSab1.hap1, whole genome shotgun sequence genome contains the following:
- the LOC132404232 gene encoding large ribosomal subunit protein uL15-like, with the protein MPTRFRKTRKLRGHVSHGHGRIGKHKKHSRGRGNAGGMYHHRINFNKYHPGYFGKAGMRHYHLKKNQLFCPTINLDKLWTLVSEQTRLNYAKKPEGPALVTDVVHAGYYEVLGKGRLPKQPIIVKAKFFSKKAEEKIKEVGGACVLMA; encoded by the coding sequence ATGCCAACTAGGTTTAGGAAAACCAGGAAGCTGCGAGGGCACGTTAGCCACGGTCATGGCCGTATTGGCAAACACAAAAAGCATTCTAGAGGCCGAGGCAATGCTGGTGGGATGTATCACCACAGAATCAACTTCAATAAATATCACCCCGGTTACTTTGGGAAAGCTGGTATGAGACATTATCATTTAAAGAAAAACCAGTTATTCTGTCCTACCATAAATCTGGATAAGTTGTGGACACTGGTCAGTGAACAAACCAGATTAAACTATGCTAAGAAGCCTGAAGGACCAGCACTTGTTACTGATGTTGTACATGCAGGTTACTATGAAGTTTTGGGCAAAGGAAGACTTCCAAAACAGCCAATCATTGTCAAGGCTAAGTTCTTCAGCAAAAAAGCTGAAGAGAAAATCAAAGAAGTTGGAGGAGCTTGTGTATTAATGGCATAA